One Thalassotalea hakodatensis DNA segment encodes these proteins:
- a CDS encoding efflux RND transporter periplasmic adaptor subunit, which produces MFIEKLSLIKNMLLVLLTALFVSACSEEVQKDSQPEPIKAIKHITVKPKVSSFERKLSGYIRAVKRSDLSFQISGQLRELNVEVGDHVEINQALAAIDAAPYVYRTQQAQAELASANSALKKSKENYLRQKTVFEKKIINQNAMDLATAEFEQAKSSVNLATSRLALANRDLTNTILKAPFSGMITRRNFQSFEEVSASQPVFEIQGQNEFEVTFLVPSTLIGHLTQGSKVSVSVPVIGALKQSAIITKLGIEADVRGAYPVSAVIEMPDVQIKSGMSADIFIEISETNETIIVPDSAVVINANNQEQVFVFNPENNTVSAQVVKTRVVSVNHLQVESGLLGGEIICVAGAEFLRDGQTVSLYQRSH; this is translated from the coding sequence ATGTTTATTGAAAAGTTAAGTCTCATAAAAAACATGCTATTGGTTTTATTGACGGCCTTATTTGTATCGGCTTGTAGTGAAGAAGTTCAAAAGGATAGTCAGCCAGAGCCAATAAAAGCAATAAAGCATATTACGGTTAAACCTAAAGTTTCTTCGTTTGAACGAAAGCTTTCTGGTTATATCCGTGCAGTAAAACGCTCAGATTTATCTTTTCAAATTTCAGGTCAACTACGCGAACTCAATGTTGAAGTCGGCGATCACGTTGAAATTAACCAAGCGTTAGCTGCGATTGACGCAGCACCTTATGTATACAGAACACAGCAAGCTCAAGCAGAACTTGCCAGTGCCAATTCAGCACTTAAGAAAAGCAAAGAAAATTATCTAAGACAAAAAACTGTTTTTGAAAAGAAAATAATTAACCAGAACGCGATGGATTTAGCCACGGCTGAATTTGAACAGGCGAAAAGCTCGGTTAACTTAGCCACCTCAAGACTTGCGCTTGCGAATAGGGACTTAACCAATACCATATTAAAAGCGCCTTTTTCAGGGATGATCACGCGAAGAAACTTTCAATCTTTTGAAGAAGTTTCTGCCAGTCAGCCGGTATTTGAAATACAAGGTCAAAATGAATTTGAAGTTACTTTCCTCGTACCTAGCACCTTAATAGGCCATTTAACTCAAGGTAGTAAAGTTAGCGTTAGTGTGCCGGTTATTGGGGCGTTGAAACAATCAGCTATTATCACCAAACTCGGTATTGAAGCAGATGTACGCGGTGCATACCCAGTTAGTGCTGTCATTGAAATGCCTGATGTTCAGATAAAATCGGGCATGTCTGCTGATATCTTTATCGAGATCAGCGAAACTAACGAAACCATTATTGTGCCTGATTCCGCTGTTGTTATTAATGCTAACAATCAAGAGCAGGTTTTTGTTTTTAATCCTGAAAACAATACAGTTTCGGCGCAGGTGGTTAAAACGCGGGTGGTGAGTGTCAATCATTTACAAGTTGAATCCGGTTTATTAGGCGGTGAAATTATTTGTGTTGCCGGTGCAGAGTTCTTACGAGATGGCCAAACGGTCAGCTTATATCAACGCAGTCATTAG
- a CDS encoding efflux RND transporter permease subunit: MSITKIALDNSRMTWVFLVLITFLGFSVYNNFPSKEDPSIRINRALVITQFPGLPPEQVENLISKKLEERLREIGELKNISSTSITGQSIITIDAHEDLPDFDKVWDKVRRKVEDTKPSLPSGIYGPTMNDDFGDVAIVTAALTGDGWAMDELRDHARDIRDRIYTVDGIRRVSLYGVQEEKVYLEALPSLAEEQSIDIAGAMQAIQDQNTILPSGKIYTPYREITVETSGKLNSIDDLDNIEIKTNDGEGTLAIKDYLSIRQSFSEPPNDLAFYNGKPSIVIAASMQHGRNILEVGPRLKEMLTDLDANLPVGMELTVATFQPDVVGKSINDVKNSLYQTLVIVLIVVIIALGLVEGLIVGVTVPVTILATLLVMFFMEIDLQFISLASLIIGLGMLVDNGIVITENIHLRLNQGAKKYDAAIDACKELAIPLLTSTLTTVLAFAPILIAEGTTGEYTRSLAQVVSISLLISWVLSLTVVPLLAVRFIPNKHQEKPFFLIGIYQRIIDKVLAFPKAFMGLVTGIFVFSLMIVALVPVEMFATSSRTEVLVYLDVPAGYNVHQTTQATQKLTSWLKDENQNPEVDYVSSYIGNGGPRFFLSISPSNPAPNRSFTIVNTASASDAKALVNKIKRFSAENMPTAKVRPQLIARGTVPPGVVQLRFSGPDADTLYQMALTAEKALASIPGAEDVTNDWQNKSKRFQVDIDQAKVRRAGITYQAISNALNGVFTGGKVTDIRRGDTLIPVIVKLKGDNLGNEDVGHLLDKVKIFTSANKHEYVLLSQVATIKVVPQFGSIIRRNMDKTITIGGRHKVMRAPELQATWDAKIQDIYNNLPKGYSIELGGELEGFSNSAGTLFLTLPLFFGLIFCILVAQFASFRKTGIVVMTIPLAFSGGFLGLFITGANFDFIGALGFLSLAGIIINNAIVLIDKVSAELTTGLTKYEAIKSASLNRLRPILITTATTILALIPLMLMEETLFYSMASVIIFGLAIGTIMTLGAVPALCLLFLKEPENESIAQSNQDASLTVATSG; the protein is encoded by the coding sequence ATGAGCATCACCAAAATAGCACTTGATAACTCGCGCATGACTTGGGTGTTTTTAGTGCTGATTACCTTTTTAGGTTTTTCAGTTTACAACAACTTTCCAAGCAAAGAAGACCCATCTATTCGAATTAATCGTGCATTAGTCATCACCCAATTTCCAGGGTTACCGCCTGAACAAGTTGAAAACCTAATTTCAAAAAAGCTTGAAGAGCGACTTAGAGAAATAGGTGAGTTAAAAAATATTAGTTCTACCTCTATTACTGGACAATCAATTATCACCATTGATGCCCACGAAGACCTACCTGATTTTGATAAAGTCTGGGATAAGGTTCGTCGAAAAGTTGAAGATACAAAACCGTCATTACCAAGCGGTATTTATGGACCTACCATGAATGATGACTTTGGCGATGTTGCTATAGTAACCGCTGCGTTAACAGGTGATGGCTGGGCTATGGACGAATTACGTGACCATGCTAGAGATATTCGCGATCGTATTTACACGGTTGATGGTATTCGCCGCGTTTCACTATATGGCGTACAAGAAGAAAAGGTGTATTTAGAAGCTTTACCGAGTTTAGCTGAAGAGCAAAGCATCGATATTGCAGGGGCTATGCAAGCCATTCAAGACCAAAACACTATATTGCCTTCAGGTAAAATCTATACCCCATACCGAGAAATTACGGTTGAAACTAGCGGCAAATTAAACAGTATTGATGATTTAGACAATATCGAAATTAAAACCAATGACGGTGAAGGCACGCTAGCGATAAAAGATTACCTATCTATCAGGCAGAGCTTTAGTGAACCACCGAATGACCTTGCTTTTTACAACGGTAAGCCAAGCATTGTTATTGCTGCATCGATGCAGCATGGCCGTAATATTCTGGAAGTTGGCCCGCGCTTAAAAGAGATGTTAACTGACCTTGATGCTAATTTACCCGTGGGCATGGAGTTAACAGTTGCGACTTTTCAACCAGATGTTGTTGGCAAGTCAATAAATGATGTAAAAAATAGCTTATATCAAACCTTAGTGATTGTGCTTATTGTGGTAATCATTGCGCTAGGGCTTGTTGAAGGCCTAATTGTTGGTGTTACCGTTCCAGTGACTATTCTAGCAACGTTATTAGTAATGTTTTTTATGGAAATAGATTTACAATTTATTTCTTTAGCAAGCCTAATTATTGGCTTAGGTATGTTGGTTGATAACGGCATTGTTATTACCGAAAACATACATTTGCGCCTCAACCAAGGCGCTAAAAAGTATGATGCCGCTATTGATGCCTGTAAAGAACTTGCTATACCATTATTGACATCTACGTTGACCACTGTACTTGCTTTTGCCCCGATCTTAATTGCTGAAGGTACAACAGGGGAATATACCCGTTCATTAGCACAGGTAGTCTCTATTTCATTATTGATTTCTTGGGTGCTTTCATTAACCGTGGTGCCATTGTTAGCAGTACGTTTTATTCCCAATAAACATCAGGAAAAGCCGTTCTTTCTGATTGGGATTTACCAACGAATTATCGATAAAGTACTCGCCTTTCCAAAAGCCTTTATGGGCTTAGTTACAGGTATCTTTGTTTTTTCACTGATGATAGTTGCTTTAGTGCCAGTTGAGATGTTTGCAACCTCATCTCGAACCGAAGTGCTAGTATATTTAGATGTACCGGCAGGCTATAACGTGCATCAAACCACACAAGCTACGCAAAAATTAACTTCATGGTTAAAAGATGAAAATCAAAACCCTGAAGTCGATTATGTTTCATCTTATATTGGCAATGGAGGACCACGTTTTTTCTTGTCGATTTCACCATCAAACCCAGCGCCTAACCGAAGCTTTACTATCGTTAATACGGCTTCAGCATCTGATGCGAAAGCATTGGTTAACAAAATAAAGCGTTTTAGCGCTGAAAATATGCCGACCGCTAAAGTCAGGCCGCAATTAATTGCCAGAGGCACAGTACCGCCTGGTGTGGTGCAATTGCGATTTAGTGGCCCTGATGCTGATACGTTATACCAAATGGCATTAACTGCGGAAAAAGCCTTGGCGTCTATTCCAGGTGCAGAAGATGTTACCAATGATTGGCAAAATAAAAGCAAGCGCTTTCAGGTAGATATAGACCAAGCTAAGGTGCGCAGGGCAGGCATAACCTATCAAGCCATTTCTAATGCACTTAATGGCGTATTCACGGGTGGAAAGGTTACCGATATTAGACGAGGTGATACGCTGATTCCGGTGATTGTTAAATTAAAAGGTGATAATTTAGGTAACGAAGATGTAGGGCATTTGCTGGATAAAGTTAAAATTTTTACCTCAGCGAATAAACATGAATATGTGTTGTTGTCGCAAGTTGCTACCATAAAAGTGGTGCCGCAATTTGGTAGTATTATTCGCCGAAATATGGATAAAACCATTACCATTGGTGGCCGTCATAAAGTCATGAGAGCACCTGAGTTACAAGCAACTTGGGATGCTAAAATACAAGATATTTATAATAATCTCCCTAAAGGTTATAGCATCGAGCTTGGCGGAGAACTTGAAGGTTTTTCTAATAGTGCAGGCACACTGTTTTTAACCTTACCTTTATTTTTTGGTTTGATCTTCTGTATTTTGGTAGCGCAGTTCGCCTCATTTAGAAAAACCGGAATTGTTGTTATGACCATACCATTAGCTTTTTCTGGGGGCTTTTTAGGTCTATTCATTACCGGGGCAAATTTTGATTTCATTGGCGCTCTAGGATTTCTATCTTTAGCGGGTATTATTATTAATAATGCGATTGTTTTAATTGATAAAGTTTCTGCTGAATTAACGACAGGGTTGACTAAATATGAAGCAATAAAGTCTGCTAGCTTAAATCGTTTGCGCCCGATATTAATCACCACGGCAACCACTATTCTTGCTTTGATCCCGTTAATGCTTATGGAAGAAACGCTATTTTATTCGATGGCAAGTGTCATTATTTTTGGTTTAGCCATTGGCACCATTATGACGTTAGGTGCGGTACCAGCATTATGTTTGTTATTTTTGAAAGAACCAGAAAATGAAAGTATTGCCCAAAGTAATCAAGATGCAAGCCTAACCGTAGCTACTTCAGGTTGA
- a CDS encoding SDR family NAD(P)-dependent oxidoreductase: MMNLVGKIIVVTGAGSGIGRELALQLVAKGAIVAGADYNEQALLETQELLNSDSRDRMSCHVVDISNLEQVQSVVNDMLTKHNSIDGVINNAGIIQPFTHVEHLELNQMQRIFNVNWWGVVYMTQALLPALKKSTEARIVNVSSMGGYMPFPGQVIYGASKAAVKLMTEGLMVELTDTNVGVSIVYPGAVQTNITNNAPDITDEAKQATAEKLAKEKKSPGVTAEQAAKAIITGIEKNKARILVGSDCKFIDKLYRLMPVKTAHLMSWLMKRFAGVDMNEAVEK, from the coding sequence ATGATGAATCTTGTTGGAAAAATTATCGTGGTAACTGGCGCAGGTTCAGGTATCGGACGTGAGCTAGCCCTACAGCTAGTGGCAAAAGGCGCAATTGTGGCTGGCGCCGATTATAACGAGCAAGCGCTACTTGAAACTCAAGAATTGCTTAATAGCGATTCTCGTGATCGTATGAGTTGCCATGTCGTTGATATCTCCAATCTTGAACAAGTGCAATCTGTGGTTAACGATATGCTGACAAAGCATAACAGCATAGATGGCGTTATTAACAATGCGGGTATTATTCAACCCTTTACCCATGTTGAACATTTAGAACTTAACCAGATGCAACGAATTTTTAATGTTAATTGGTGGGGCGTGGTGTATATGACTCAAGCTTTATTACCTGCATTAAAGAAAAGCACCGAAGCTCGTATCGTCAATGTATCAAGTATGGGCGGTTATATGCCTTTTCCTGGTCAAGTTATCTATGGTGCTAGTAAAGCAGCAGTAAAATTAATGACCGAAGGATTAATGGTTGAACTTACTGATACCAATGTTGGTGTAAGCATAGTTTACCCAGGTGCTGTACAAACCAATATCACTAACAATGCCCCTGACATTACTGATGAAGCGAAACAAGCAACAGCTGAAAAACTGGCCAAGGAAAAGAAAAGCCCAGGAGTGACTGCAGAGCAAGCAGCCAAAGCGATTATTACGGGGATAGAGAAAAATAAAGCCCGTATCCTTGTAGGTTCCGATTGTAAGTTTATTGATAAACTCTATCGTTTAATGCCGGTGAAAACCGCACACTTAATGAGTTGGTTAATGAAAAGGTTTGCGGGTGTTGATATGAATGAAGCAGTTGAGAAATAA
- a CDS encoding sugar kinase, producing the protein MNSTLKAAPSKLRCAAIGECMLELSNIDSSVFGLQNLKFGGDTLNTAIYMARQGIDVDYITALGDDKWSDEMLKAWQLEQIGTDLIAQVPNRVPGLYAIQTFEGGEREFYYWRNESPARELFELKQSSQLLLKLMAFDYLYLSGITLSLYSAKVLERLWDFFAQYKAQGGKLVFDSNYRPRNWPDANVARQCFDKIARYSAIVLPTLDDEQLFNPKLTLEQCQDHYQQLGVNELVIKLGSQGCLVCSNGQSQLVPTVAVKAIDTTSAGDSFNATYLAARMKNLTTTEAAKHAHRVAGEVIQYQGAIIDIANQPFIDE; encoded by the coding sequence ATGAATTCAACCTTGAAAGCTGCTCCATCAAAATTACGTTGTGCCGCCATAGGCGAGTGCATGTTAGAGCTATCAAATATCGACAGCAGTGTTTTTGGTTTGCAAAACCTTAAGTTTGGTGGTGACACACTAAACACTGCCATATATATGGCTCGTCAAGGCATTGATGTTGACTATATTACTGCGTTAGGTGACGACAAATGGAGCGATGAAATGCTCAAGGCTTGGCAGCTTGAACAAATAGGAACTGACCTCATCGCGCAAGTGCCTAATCGCGTGCCAGGCTTATATGCCATTCAAACCTTTGAAGGTGGCGAACGTGAATTTTACTATTGGCGTAATGAGTCTCCAGCACGAGAATTATTTGAACTTAAGCAAAGTAGCCAATTACTCTTAAAATTAATGGCTTTTGACTATCTCTATTTAAGCGGTATTACCTTGTCTTTGTATTCTGCTAAGGTGCTTGAGCGCCTGTGGGATTTTTTTGCACAATATAAAGCACAGGGCGGAAAATTGGTGTTTGATAGTAACTACCGCCCGCGAAATTGGCCGGATGCTAATGTAGCTCGTCAATGCTTTGATAAAATTGCCCGTTACAGTGCGATTGTACTGCCAACCCTTGATGACGAACAATTATTTAATCCGAAACTAACGCTTGAGCAATGCCAAGACCATTATCAACAATTGGGTGTAAATGAATTGGTGATCAAACTAGGTAGTCAAGGTTGTTTGGTTTGTAGCAACGGGCAAAGTCAACTAGTGCCAACTGTTGCCGTTAAAGCCATTGACACCACTTCAGCGGGAGATTCCTTTAATGCTACCTATTTAGCTGCTCGAATGAAAAATCTTACCACTACAGAGGCAGCAAAACATGCGCATCGCGTTGCAGGTGAAGTGATACAGTACCAAGGGGCGATAATTGATATTGCCAACCAGCCATTTATTGATGAATAA
- a CDS encoding sialate O-acetylesterase produces the protein MSKYILVSCVFVVVLSFGMVSGFHMGAATGFYQPKIAEPYAKRFAEFIKPFMNVDMCSENDECGFREVDNRNQLSCQPFIEDTTRAMVLLAFGQSNSGNHGDYLHKPVDGIYNLNPFDGLCYQAQDLLLGATGEQGSVWMPLAEQLIASGRTDKVLIVPFGVGGSSIERWTLTGDLSGRIKRSIDVLTKQNIKATHIVWHQGETDADKGTTSEEYIDMFGEVVEQLGPLGENIPIYTAVATRCWGNPNKIISTAQQQLPQVYSNVFSGANSDSLGNDLRYDNCHFNQQGLAEHAALWFDALYAHEQ, from the coding sequence ATGAGTAAGTATATCCTTGTAAGTTGTGTATTTGTTGTGGTTTTAAGTTTTGGGATGGTGAGCGGCTTTCATATGGGGGCAGCAACAGGTTTTTATCAACCGAAAATTGCTGAACCCTATGCAAAACGTTTTGCCGAATTCATTAAGCCGTTTATGAATGTAGATATGTGTTCAGAGAATGATGAATGTGGCTTCAGAGAAGTCGATAATCGAAACCAATTATCATGCCAACCTTTTATTGAAGATACCACGCGGGCGATGGTGCTACTCGCTTTTGGTCAGTCAAATAGTGGTAACCATGGTGATTATCTGCATAAACCTGTTGATGGCATTTATAACTTAAATCCCTTTGATGGTTTGTGTTACCAAGCACAAGACCTGTTGTTGGGGGCTACGGGTGAGCAAGGCTCAGTCTGGATGCCCTTAGCCGAACAATTAATTGCTTCAGGGAGAACCGATAAAGTACTGATTGTACCTTTCGGTGTAGGTGGTTCGTCTATTGAGCGCTGGACACTAACAGGCGATTTATCAGGCAGGATAAAACGAAGTATTGATGTATTAACTAAACAGAATATCAAAGCAACCCACATTGTTTGGCATCAAGGGGAAACTGATGCGGACAAAGGTACAACTTCAGAAGAATATATTGATATGTTCGGAGAGGTTGTTGAGCAACTTGGGCCTTTAGGTGAAAATATTCCTATTTATACTGCTGTTGCCACACGTTGTTGGGGCAATCCTAATAAAATAATAAGTACTGCTCAACAACAGCTCCCTCAGGTTTACTCAAATGTATTTTCTGGTGCAAACAGTGATTCATTAGGTAATGACCTGCGTTATGATAATTGCCATTTTAATCAACAAGGTCTAGCAGAACATGCAGCGTTATGGTTTGATGCTTTATACGCGCACGAACAATAA
- a CDS encoding glycoside hydrolase family 2 protein, with translation MRILWKCIKWFFISIFSLILLMVVTWPLWSPLMVDGKYEGFAKSHVSKNKANYLAEIIGAQPEIACGGTAGQYNWGEKTRQYVSLNGTWQVEQGALNDSMPEQYNHTAAVPGLLADAEPAFNGLGQPSEERDVFWYKRSFEAPESVKETALLCIAKVKYGAKVWLNGVELGNHYGAFTQAEFNIENAIKWGESNELVVRVGAERSQIPEYIPTGQDNEKEYWMPGIWDDVNLLFTGEQTIVRSKVETDIATGVATIKNTIKNNGQSSITLEVVNSLREWKANTSASTESSSNLHLAAGETKTIEQQVSVSDMTLWTLDAPFLYVADTSLKSGDVVIDDQATRFGFRSVQWKGGDERGFYLNGEKTYLRGSNFSLGRFFEDPNAGTLAWNEEWVRKLYTSYPKDYNWNLFRTSLGRLPNFWYNIADEEGFLIDDEFAYWTLMGQMKDTETHKFDQAHLEWSIVELEKEFTSWIQENWNHPSIAWWSASNETTDMKSFDTISNVRHLDPTRQWENGGWQKPHHPDDPIEDHPYVFAANFNPIMALLGSNLGGGIESLDEKNGQPKEPTDLASVINVTYPSKHNPYIVNEYGWLWLNRDGSATKLTNEIYPQLLGDDNTTEARREAWAYLHAGLTGFWRAKRGYQGVQHFAYLSHSKPGTAFTSDNFIDLENLVMEPKWHEYSKNIWSPAAIYIDKWTDDYQRGDLTEIPLIVINDHHQLVNGEVQIFATDETGNILEKSARVKVSIDKNGEQSFELAMRIPARKKFVLFAQLTYQNGEKFDVVDKRKVGFKHHGVEVASRPNL, from the coding sequence GTGAGAATTTTGTGGAAGTGTATTAAGTGGTTCTTTATCTCGATTTTTTCGTTGATATTATTAATGGTTGTCACTTGGCCTTTATGGTCTCCGTTAATGGTCGATGGCAAATATGAAGGTTTTGCTAAATCACATGTTTCAAAAAATAAAGCTAATTATTTAGCTGAAATTATTGGTGCGCAACCTGAAATTGCTTGTGGTGGTACTGCAGGGCAATATAACTGGGGTGAAAAAACACGACAATACGTTTCACTTAACGGAACTTGGCAAGTAGAGCAAGGCGCATTAAATGACTCGATGCCAGAGCAATATAATCACACTGCGGCAGTACCTGGCTTGTTAGCCGATGCAGAGCCAGCATTCAATGGCTTAGGTCAACCGAGCGAAGAGCGGGATGTATTTTGGTATAAGCGTAGTTTTGAAGCGCCAGAGTCTGTTAAAGAAACAGCGCTACTATGTATTGCTAAAGTTAAATACGGCGCAAAAGTTTGGCTTAATGGCGTTGAATTAGGTAATCACTACGGGGCGTTCACTCAAGCTGAATTTAATATAGAAAATGCGATTAAGTGGGGCGAAAGCAATGAGTTAGTTGTTCGAGTTGGAGCCGAGCGAAGCCAAATACCTGAATATATCCCGACTGGTCAAGATAATGAAAAAGAATATTGGATGCCGGGAATTTGGGATGACGTAAATTTACTGTTTACTGGTGAACAAACGATTGTTCGTAGCAAGGTTGAAACCGACATTGCCACAGGTGTTGCTACGATCAAAAATACCATTAAAAATAATGGTCAAAGCAGCATAACGCTAGAGGTTGTTAACAGCTTACGCGAGTGGAAAGCAAATACGAGCGCATCGACAGAATCCTCATCAAATTTACATTTGGCTGCGGGTGAAACAAAAACGATTGAACAACAAGTTTCTGTATCGGACATGACCTTGTGGACACTTGATGCGCCATTTCTTTATGTTGCTGATACTTCTCTAAAATCAGGTGATGTTGTCATTGATGATCAAGCTACACGCTTTGGTTTTCGTTCTGTACAGTGGAAAGGTGGCGATGAACGAGGGTTTTATCTCAATGGTGAAAAAACTTACTTAAGAGGCTCCAACTTTTCGTTAGGTCGCTTTTTTGAAGACCCAAATGCAGGTACTCTAGCTTGGAATGAGGAATGGGTGCGTAAACTGTATACCAGCTACCCGAAAGACTATAACTGGAACTTGTTCCGCACCAGTTTAGGTCGCCTGCCTAATTTTTGGTACAACATTGCCGATGAAGAAGGGTTTTTGATTGATGACGAATTTGCCTATTGGACATTGATGGGACAAATGAAAGACACCGAAACACATAAATTTGATCAGGCGCATTTAGAGTGGTCAATTGTTGAGTTAGAAAAAGAATTTACCAGTTGGATTCAGGAAAATTGGAATCACCCTTCAATAGCGTGGTGGAGCGCATCAAATGAAACAACGGATATGAAGTCATTTGATACTATCAGCAATGTTCGCCATTTAGATCCAACCAGACAATGGGAAAACGGTGGATGGCAAAAGCCTCACCATCCTGATGACCCAATTGAAGATCATCCCTACGTGTTTGCCGCAAACTTTAACCCCATTATGGCACTTTTAGGTAGTAACCTAGGTGGCGGGATTGAATCGCTTGATGAGAAAAACGGCCAACCCAAAGAGCCTACCGATCTAGCTAGTGTGATTAATGTGACCTACCCATCAAAACATAATCCCTACATTGTTAATGAATATGGTTGGTTATGGTTAAATCGTGATGGTAGTGCAACTAAGTTAACAAATGAGATATATCCACAATTATTAGGTGATGATAATACCACCGAAGCTCGCAGAGAAGCATGGGCATACCTTCATGCTGGTTTAACAGGGTTTTGGCGTGCAAAACGCGGTTATCAAGGCGTGCAACATTTTGCTTATTTAAGCCACTCTAAGCCAGGGACGGCCTTTACTAGTGATAATTTTATTGACCTTGAAAACTTGGTGATGGAGCCAAAATGGCATGAATATAGTAAAAATATTTGGTCACCTGCAGCGATTTATATCGATAAATGGACTGATGATTATCAACGTGGTGATCTAACTGAAATTCCACTCATCGTTATTAATGATCATCATCAATTAGTAAATGGCGAAGTTCAGATATTTGCGACAGATGAAACCGGTAATATCCTTGAAAAATCAGCGCGAGTTAAAGTGAGCATTGATAAAAATGGCGAACAGTCATTTGAACTAGCAATGAGAATTCCAGCCCGTAAAAAGTTTGTTCTATTTGCCCAGTTAACCTATCAAAATGGCGAGAAATTCGATGTGGTTGATAAACGTAAAGTAGGTTTCAAACATCATGGTG